Proteins encoded by one window of Vigna radiata var. radiata cultivar VC1973A chromosome 5, Vradiata_ver6, whole genome shotgun sequence:
- the LOC106760514 gene encoding uncharacterized protein LOC106760514, which yields MIVNIDRSCLHDCGSHYDVANQDAGKEVTDVGRPVKPEMGVREQERLVTLEGSLLQVEGSLPPWKAHRRRRLAAPVCRKMERMDDLRNALLEFLIRSPFRDTEEKESMVKHMLQVYSKSDNDSGFKKTFLLKIIQNDLLSSHSISISDNHLKILDYLEELFLRDAVPVPATISAAYCAVAVECTVKYLRLNLPHNLFYLRAVKRIWRLSTAHMREGSLLFSVELEEWRNYIETSLLDSQVKELLASMDTRGSAIIKLRAFFDEACKGSPFAPLTATEHTATEHTATQHTATQHTIEAQGSEEGVEKIGEALEDSEKTFFSWSSDINDDEVEQVENAAGVDERDLEDNLEVGTSRFNLASPKKKKLSPLKIYKPVTIRRRRTTKKWNRLEEETLKNGVETFGRGKWKLILNAHKDIFGERTEVDLKDKWRNMMVYGCK from the exons ATGATTGTTAACATCGACCGGTCGTGTCTGCATGACTGTGGAAGTCACTACGACGTTGCAAACCAGGATGCCGGGAAAGAGGTAACGGATGTCGGCCGACCGGTTAAACCCGAGATGGGTGTTAGGGAGCAAG AGAGACTCGTTACTCTTGAAGGCTCGCTGCTGCAGGTCGAAGGCTCGCTTCCGCCGTGGAAAGCTCACCGCCGTCGAAGACTCGCCGCGCCAGTGTGTAGGAAGATGGAGAGAATGGATGATCTTCGCAACGCTTTACTAGAATTCCTCATTCGGAGCCCATTCCGGGACACTGAGGAAAAAGAGAGCATGGTGAAACATATGCTCCAAGTCTACTCCAAGTCTGATAATGATTCCGGTTTCAAGAAGACGTTTCTTCTGAAGATCATTCAAAATGACCTCCTCTCTTCTCACTCCATCAGCATTTCCGACAATCATCTCAAAATCCTCGACTATCTTGAGGAACTCTTTCTCCGCGATGCCGTTCCTGTCCCTGCCACCATCAGTGCTGCCTACTGCGCCGTGGCGGTGGAATGCACAGTCAAATATCTACGTCTGAATCTTCCCCACAATCTTTTCTACCTCCGCGCCGTAAAGAGGATATGGCGACTTAGTACTGCGCACATGAGAGAAGGGAGCCTTCTCTTCTCGGTGGAATTGGAGGAGTGGAGAAACTACATTGAAACTTCACTTTTGGATTCACAAGTGAAGGAGCTATTGGCCTCCATGGACACAAGAGGCAGTGCCATTATCAAACTCAGGGCGTTTTTCGACGAAGCCTGTAAGGGCTCTCCTTTTGCTCCGTTAACAGCTACCGAGCACACAGCTACCGAGCACACAGCTACACAGCACACAGCTACACAGCACACGATTGAGGCTCAAGGAAGCGAAGAAGGAG TTGAAAAGATTGGGGAAGCCTTGGAAGATAGTGAGAAGACATTTTTCTCTTGGTCATCGGATATAAATGATGATGAGGTGGAGCAAGTGGAAAATGCAGCCGGTGTTGACGAG CGGGATTTAGAAGATAATCTGGAGGTTGGCACATCAAGATTTAATTTGGCGagtcctaaaaagaaaaaactttctCCGTTGAAAATCTACAAACCAGTAACCATTAGAAGGAGAAGAACAACGAAAAAATGGAATCGGTTAGAAGAAGAGACACTTAAAAATGGCGTAGAGAC GTTTGGCAGGGGAAAGTGGAAGTTAATCCTAAATGCACACAAGGATATATTTGGGGAGAGAACCGAA GTTGATCTGAAAGATAAATGGAGAAATATGATGGTGTATGGCTGCAAATGA